Proteins from a genomic interval of Kitasatospora kifunensis:
- a CDS encoding cation:proton antiporter: MSSTQAQALFLALAVVLALARLLGAAARRIGQPAVLGEILSGILIGPTFFHGALAHHLLPPLVLPYLGALAGLGLALFMFLTGFELEHALLRSQGRTAASVALCSTALPFALGALLAVRLLPYHAVHSHLGFILFLGTAMAVTAFPVLARILADRQMMQTPTGGLALASAAASDVLAWLLLALVVVVSGGPAQWRLLLVPAYLALLLGVVRPVLRRVLTAEGVRTRDGRGTPSPGAVAAVLGGLMLSCWATEWMGLHYIFGAFVFGAALPRGDTRSVPDPAHGIADGLRSLGVVFLLPIFFVTAGLNVDLSHLGSRGWWELALILLTAVVGKGLGAFVGARARRLPLRQAGVLAVLMNARGLTELVILSVGLQLGMLDRPLYSLMVLMAVVTTFMTGPVLWLLHPDTRVEQDRLEVAPPGQGALAEHQPTGAAPVA; the protein is encoded by the coding sequence ATGAGCAGTACCCAGGCACAAGCCCTCTTCCTCGCCCTGGCCGTCGTCCTCGCCCTGGCCCGCCTGCTCGGGGCGGCCGCCCGGCGGATCGGCCAACCCGCCGTGCTGGGCGAGATCCTCAGCGGGATCCTGATCGGCCCGACCTTCTTCCACGGTGCCCTCGCCCACCACCTGCTGCCGCCCCTCGTGCTGCCCTACCTGGGCGCGCTGGCCGGGCTGGGCCTGGCACTCTTCATGTTCCTCACCGGTTTCGAGCTGGAACACGCCCTGCTGCGCAGCCAGGGGCGGACCGCGGCGAGCGTGGCGCTGTGCTCGACCGCCCTGCCGTTCGCCCTGGGGGCGCTGCTGGCGGTGCGGCTGCTGCCGTACCACGCGGTCCACAGCCACCTCGGCTTCATCCTCTTCCTGGGCACCGCCATGGCGGTCACGGCGTTCCCGGTGCTGGCCCGGATCCTGGCCGACCGGCAGATGATGCAGACCCCAACCGGCGGGCTCGCGTTGGCCAGCGCGGCCGCCTCCGACGTGCTCGCCTGGCTGCTGCTCGCGCTCGTGGTGGTGGTCTCGGGCGGACCGGCCCAGTGGCGGCTGCTGCTGGTGCCGGCCTACCTGGCGCTGCTGCTCGGCGTGGTGCGGCCGGTGCTGCGCCGCGTCCTGACGGCGGAGGGGGTCAGGACCCGCGACGGGCGCGGCACGCCGTCACCGGGGGCCGTGGCGGCGGTACTGGGCGGCCTGATGCTCTCCTGCTGGGCCACCGAATGGATGGGCCTGCACTACATCTTCGGCGCGTTCGTGTTCGGCGCCGCCCTGCCGCGCGGCGACACGCGCTCGGTCCCCGACCCGGCGCACGGGATCGCCGACGGTCTGCGCAGCCTCGGCGTGGTCTTCCTGCTGCCGATCTTCTTCGTCACGGCGGGCCTGAACGTCGACCTGTCGCACCTCGGCTCCCGGGGGTGGTGGGAACTGGCGCTGATCCTGCTCACCGCCGTCGTCGGCAAGGGCCTGGGAGCGTTCGTGGGAGCGCGGGCGCGGCGGCTGCCGCTCCGCCAGGCGGGCGTGCTGGCCGTGCTGATGAACGCGCGTGGTCTCACCGAGCTGGTGATCCTCTCGGTCGGACTCCAACTTGGCATGCTGGACCGGCCGTTGTACTCCCTCATGGTCCTGATGGCGGTGGTCACCACCTTCATGACCGGCCCGGTGCTGTGGCTGCTCCACCCGGACACGCGCGTCGAGCAGGACCGGCTGGAGGTGGCGCCGCCCGGCCAGGGCGCCCTCGCCGAGCACCAGCCGACCGGTGCCGCGCCGGTGGCCTGA
- a CDS encoding SDR family NAD(P)-dependent oxidoreductase encodes MDHGLAGKRVLVTGGTRGIGRATALALARAGAQLAVCSRNAGEDAQSLARELKALGEGHHLVQADVTTSEGAASLGAQVKETLGGLDAVVNNVGVDGQVWFADLAEAEWHRVVDHNVTSAYLVTQAMLPLLVDGASVVNVGSSVALRGRVRGVHYTASKAALIGLTRALCKELGPRGIRVNTVAPGLTETEPGAGLPPEAVERIVGMTALGRICQPQDVAGAILFLVGDTSSYISGVTLNVDGGV; translated from the coding sequence ATGGATCACGGACTGGCCGGAAAGCGCGTCCTCGTCACGGGTGGCACCCGCGGCATCGGGCGGGCCACCGCGCTCGCCCTCGCCCGAGCCGGGGCGCAGCTGGCGGTGTGCTCGCGCAACGCCGGTGAGGATGCGCAGTCACTGGCCCGGGAGCTGAAGGCGCTGGGCGAGGGCCACCACCTGGTGCAGGCCGACGTCACCACCTCCGAGGGCGCGGCGAGCCTGGGCGCCCAGGTCAAGGAGACGCTGGGCGGCCTCGACGCGGTGGTCAACAACGTCGGGGTGGACGGCCAGGTCTGGTTCGCCGACCTGGCGGAAGCCGAGTGGCACCGGGTCGTCGACCACAACGTCACCTCCGCCTACCTGGTCACCCAGGCCATGCTGCCGTTGCTCGTGGACGGCGCCTCGGTGGTCAACGTGGGATCGTCCGTCGCGCTGCGCGGGCGGGTGCGCGGTGTCCACTACACGGCCTCGAAGGCCGCCCTGATCGGCCTCACCCGCGCGCTCTGCAAGGAGCTCGGGCCGCGCGGCATCCGGGTCAACACGGTCGCCCCCGGCCTCACCGAGACCGAGCCCGGCGCCGGGCTGCCGCCCGAGGCGGTGGAGCGCATCGTGGGGATGACCGCGCTGGGACGGATCTGCCAGCCGCAGGACGTGGCCGGCGCGATCCTCTTCCTGGTCGGGGACACCTCCTCCTACATCAGCGGCGTGACGCTCAACGTCGACGGCGGGGTCTGA
- a CDS encoding methyltransferase — MTTKAPDVGTAAGILRLGNAFCDAKALLTAVELDLFTHLHKAPGGAATVEEIKELLSLHGRGLRDFLDLLTALKVLERQDGRYRNAPGTDKHLVRGGAAFVGGFLLRSSRNLYPAWGRLGEALRTGEQQSGSHYDEVTQNPEILRQFIGSMDAFTNVLGTQLIEAYDWSGHGSVLDVGGARGNLASQIVRAQPHLAGHVFDLPEMEPFAKELVAELALTDRLEFHGGSFFTDPLPSADVVILGHVLHDWDPKQREALVHKAFDAVNPGGTLLVYDRMLDDEPEHAENLVISLDMLLVTDGGSEYPAAEIVGYAQHAGFVRTEVTPLGDYDTLVTCYKAG, encoded by the coding sequence ATGACGACCAAGGCCCCGGACGTCGGCACCGCCGCAGGAATCCTGCGGCTGGGCAACGCGTTCTGCGACGCGAAGGCCCTGCTGACCGCGGTGGAGCTGGACCTGTTCACCCACCTGCACAAGGCTCCGGGCGGCGCGGCCACCGTCGAGGAGATCAAGGAACTGCTGTCGCTGCACGGGCGAGGGCTGCGCGACTTCCTCGACCTGCTGACGGCCCTGAAGGTGCTGGAGCGCCAGGACGGGCGCTACCGCAACGCGCCGGGCACGGACAAGCACCTGGTGCGCGGGGGAGCGGCCTTCGTCGGCGGCTTCCTGCTGCGCTCCAGCCGCAACCTCTACCCCGCCTGGGGCCGGCTCGGCGAGGCGCTGCGCACGGGCGAGCAGCAGTCCGGCAGCCACTACGACGAGGTGACCCAGAACCCGGAGATCCTGCGCCAGTTCATCGGGAGCATGGACGCCTTCACCAACGTCCTGGGCACCCAGCTGATCGAGGCCTACGACTGGTCGGGCCACGGCTCGGTGCTGGACGTGGGCGGCGCCCGCGGCAACCTGGCCTCGCAGATCGTCCGGGCCCAGCCGCACCTGGCCGGGCACGTCTTCGACCTGCCCGAGATGGAGCCCTTCGCCAAGGAGCTGGTGGCCGAGCTCGCACTCACCGACCGCCTGGAGTTCCACGGCGGCAGCTTCTTCACCGACCCGCTGCCGTCGGCGGACGTGGTGATCCTCGGGCACGTGCTGCACGACTGGGACCCGAAGCAGCGCGAGGCCCTGGTGCACAAGGCGTTCGACGCGGTGAACCCGGGCGGGACCCTGCTGGTCTACGACCGGATGCTCGACGACGAGCCGGAGCACGCGGAGAACCTGGTGATCAGCCTCGACATGCTGTTGGTCACCGACGGCGGCTCGGAGTACCCGGCCGCCGAGATCGTCGGCTACGCGCAGCACGCCGGCTTCGTCCGTACCGAGGTCACCCCGCTGGGTGACTACGACACGCTGGTCACCTGCTACAAGGCCGGCTGA
- a CDS encoding right-handed parallel beta-helix repeat-containing protein translates to MRKPSRIRAIAGMLATIGLVLAAAGPASAGATVAGTTVAGAATAGATVAGTTAAGTTVAGATGATGADSATAEAGFWTIGTTYYVDCSAGNDAAAGTSTGTAWRTLARVNSVVLQPGDAVRLRGGTTCAGTLAPQGSGNAIWPVTLNSYGSGQAHIDGQGATAAIFLHNVQGYALSNLEVSNTGPAPTTGQQRVGVYVLLTDYGTGSYYQLSGLNVHDVNGSDSRYPNPTGGIVFEAGGSTTPTGFDNIRILDNTVTHVDRTGIALVSSWQRRALNPTGPGTMFVPLTRVLICSNTVTNIGGDGILVFNGASPVVQYNVINGFNERSSDYNVGAYPWNSDNAVFQYNDVSHGVSPAMAFDFEGGNSGAVYQYNFSHDNGGGALFSCPSQGTASTGSIFRYNISQNDVGSGGLGVITMPCGDEPNSQIYNNTFYDPTSPNMVLTTGASTFAFTNNIFVGQPSGSVFNDPVSTYSYNVFQNISGATSFGAHATQGTAMFVAPGTATSLNTATGYQLATGSPALATGAVVAGNATTDYFGDPIPVFSPNIGAYQGAAAGS, encoded by the coding sequence ATGAGAAAACCTTCGCGGATACGCGCTATCGCGGGGATGCTCGCGACCATCGGCCTGGTGCTCGCGGCGGCGGGTCCCGCCTCGGCGGGTGCCACTGTGGCCGGTACCACTGTGGCGGGTGCCGCCACGGCGGGAGCCACTGTGGCCGGTACCACCGCGGCGGGTACCACTGTGGCGGGGGCCACCGGTGCCACCGGGGCCGACAGTGCCACGGCCGAAGCAGGCTTCTGGACCATCGGCACCACGTACTACGTCGACTGTTCCGCGGGCAACGACGCGGCGGCCGGCACCAGCACCGGCACCGCCTGGCGCACGCTGGCCCGGGTCAACTCCGTGGTGCTCCAACCGGGCGACGCCGTGCGCCTGCGCGGTGGGACGACCTGCGCCGGCACGCTGGCCCCGCAGGGTTCGGGCAACGCGATCTGGCCGGTGACGCTCAACTCCTACGGCAGCGGCCAGGCCCACATCGACGGGCAGGGCGCCACCGCCGCGATCTTCCTGCACAACGTCCAGGGCTACGCCCTGAGCAACCTGGAGGTCAGCAACACCGGCCCGGCGCCCACCACCGGTCAGCAGCGGGTGGGCGTCTACGTCCTGCTGACGGACTACGGCACGGGCAGCTACTACCAGCTGAGCGGCCTGAACGTGCACGACGTCAACGGCAGCGACTCGCGCTACCCCAACCCCACCGGCGGGATCGTCTTCGAGGCGGGCGGCAGCACCACGCCCACCGGCTTCGACAACATCAGGATCCTCGACAACACGGTGACGCACGTCGACCGGACCGGCATCGCGCTGGTCTCCTCCTGGCAGCGCCGGGCCCTCAACCCGACCGGCCCCGGCACCATGTTCGTCCCGTTGACCCGGGTGCTCATCTGCTCGAACACGGTGACGAACATCGGCGGCGACGGGATCCTGGTCTTCAACGGGGCCAGCCCGGTGGTGCAGTACAACGTCATCAACGGCTTCAACGAACGCTCCAGCGACTACAACGTGGGTGCCTACCCGTGGAACTCCGACAACGCGGTGTTCCAGTACAACGACGTCTCACACGGAGTCAGTCCCGCGATGGCGTTCGACTTCGAGGGCGGCAACTCGGGTGCCGTCTACCAGTACAACTTCTCCCATGACAACGGCGGCGGAGCCCTGTTCAGCTGCCCCTCGCAGGGCACCGCGTCCACCGGCAGCATCTTCCGCTACAACATCAGCCAGAACGACGTGGGCAGCGGCGGCCTGGGTGTGATCACGATGCCGTGCGGCGACGAGCCGAACTCGCAGATCTACAACAACACCTTCTACGACCCGACCAGCCCGAACATGGTGCTCACCACGGGCGCCTCGACCTTCGCCTTCACCAACAACATCTTCGTCGGCCAGCCCAGCGGCTCGGTGTTCAACGATCCGGTCAGCACCTACTCGTACAACGTCTTCCAGAACATCAGCGGCGCCACCTCGTTCGGTGCCCACGCGACGCAGGGCACGGCGATGTTCGTCGCCCCCGGCACGGCGACCTCGCTCAACACCGCCACCGGCTACCAGCTGGCCACGGGCTCACCGGCGCTCGCCACCGGGGCCGTGGTGGCCGGCAACGCCACGACCGACTACTTCGGTGACCCGATTCCGGTGTTCAGCCCCAACATCGGCGCCTACCAGGGTGCCGCGGCCGGGTCCTGA
- a CDS encoding nucleotide disphospho-sugar-binding domain-containing protein — MRILFTTWAWPSHLYALVPLAWACRAAGHEVLVASQPEAFDEIVRTGLPAAAVGRDVDAAGLVRGYLLPSTAVPAPVLPAQPEGKGPRAMRMFYEHADSMVDGLVALARDWRADLVVYEPTALAGPIAAAAVGVPAVRHLYGTDLLVRAKGMLPEVLAPLAQRNGVGAFDPFGDVTVDPCPHGFQLPVDYRRLPVRYVPFNGPGAAPSPALAPPAPGRRRVVVTWGHTLAKLSAAHFFAPQVAAAVRGEDVEVVLAISAAQRPLLGELPSDVTVVTDTPLNLLLADADLVVSHGGAGTVLTALHAGLPLLLVPQLPDHAGHSARVLAAGAGEVLSRDEATAAQLHEDVRRLLESDAQRRAARLLRERMLEQPTPADLVAELEALAERRPVAAR; from the coding sequence ATGCGGATCCTGTTCACGACGTGGGCGTGGCCTTCGCACCTGTACGCGCTGGTGCCGCTGGCCTGGGCCTGCCGGGCAGCCGGGCACGAGGTGCTGGTCGCCAGTCAGCCCGAGGCCTTCGACGAGATCGTGCGCACCGGTCTGCCGGCTGCCGCCGTCGGGCGTGACGTCGACGCCGCCGGCCTGGTCCGCGGCTACCTGCTGCCGTCCACCGCCGTCCCCGCGCCGGTGCTCCCGGCGCAGCCCGAGGGCAAGGGTCCGCGGGCCATGCGGATGTTCTACGAGCACGCCGACTCCATGGTGGACGGTCTGGTGGCGCTGGCCCGCGACTGGCGGGCGGACCTGGTCGTCTACGAGCCGACCGCGCTGGCCGGCCCGATCGCCGCGGCCGCCGTCGGCGTCCCGGCGGTGCGCCACCTGTACGGCACCGACCTGCTGGTGCGGGCCAAGGGGATGCTCCCCGAGGTGCTCGCCCCGCTGGCGCAGCGCAACGGGGTCGGTGCGTTCGACCCGTTCGGGGATGTCACCGTGGACCCGTGCCCGCACGGCTTCCAACTGCCGGTGGACTACCGGCGGTTGCCGGTGCGCTACGTGCCCTTCAACGGGCCGGGGGCGGCCCCGTCGCCCGCGCTCGCGCCGCCGGCGCCGGGCCGCCGTCGGGTGGTGGTGACCTGGGGCCACACGCTGGCCAAGCTCTCCGCCGCGCACTTCTTCGCTCCGCAGGTCGCGGCGGCCGTGCGCGGCGAGGACGTCGAGGTGGTGCTCGCGATCTCGGCCGCGCAACGGCCGCTGCTCGGCGAACTTCCAAGCGACGTCACCGTGGTGACGGACACTCCGTTGAACCTGCTGCTGGCCGATGCGGACCTGGTGGTCTCGCACGGTGGCGCCGGAACCGTGCTGACCGCCCTGCACGCCGGGCTGCCGTTGCTGCTCGTCCCCCAACTGCCGGACCACGCGGGGCACTCGGCCAGGGTGCTGGCCGCCGGTGCGGGCGAGGTGCTCAGCCGCGACGAGGCCACCGCGGCGCAACTGCACGAGGACGTCCGGCGGTTGCTGGAGTCCGACGCGCAGCGCCGGGCGGCGCGGCTGCTGCGCGAGCGGATGCTGGAACAGCCCACCCCCGCCGACCTGGTGGCGGAACTCGAGGCACTGGCCGAGCGCCGCCCGGTGGCCGCGCGCTGA
- a CDS encoding FAD-dependent monooxygenase: MYDVNIPVLIVGAGPVGLSTALFSGRHGIRTMVLEKRDGTSLLPRAPGLQARTLELFRAAGIHADIRRLEMGDSHPYFEGGIIQVNTFAEIDDAVVLEAPSLDGPTVSPERVMGCGQDRYEKVLVEKAREFGSDVRFGTRLVEFSQDEDGVTALVEENATGKRFTVRADYLVGADGANSAVRRQLGVERVGRGTVFNALSIYFKAPELEVVLKGRKFILCYANVNNTLMGLSRLHGCDPYLAAPLYHPELGEKPEDFTDERCVEIVRTAAGTPDLGVEIVDKVPWQGAQLVAERFRTERVFLAGDAAHLHPPAGGFGANTGIHDAHNLAWKLAAVLHGWAGDELLNTYDAERRAVGSAMAAQAMVRNRIRHGHATEQDRAEMVDDIIITLGYRYSSSSITSTSHGPVLSPQLELRGEPGTRAPHVWLERDGEVISTIDLFWDSFVLLTDEAGGSWASAAEQAAAELGVPLRVHRIGQDAELRPKERDWAEAYGVTPGGAVLVRPDAFVAWRATGPDAAPAVDLAEAIARAAGLDPVAAVAAAAG, from the coding sequence ATGTATGACGTGAACATCCCTGTGTTGATCGTGGGAGCGGGGCCGGTCGGCCTCTCCACCGCCCTCTTCAGCGGGCGCCACGGGATCCGCACGATGGTGCTCGAGAAGCGCGACGGCACCTCACTGCTGCCGCGGGCGCCGGGCCTCCAGGCACGCACCCTGGAGCTGTTCCGCGCCGCCGGCATCCACGCCGACATCCGCAGGCTCGAAATGGGCGACTCCCACCCGTACTTCGAGGGTGGGATCATCCAGGTCAACACCTTCGCCGAGATCGACGACGCGGTGGTACTGGAAGCCCCGTCACTGGACGGGCCCACCGTCAGCCCCGAGCGGGTGATGGGCTGCGGCCAGGACCGCTACGAGAAGGTCCTGGTCGAGAAGGCCAGGGAGTTCGGCTCGGACGTCCGGTTCGGCACCCGCCTGGTGGAGTTCAGCCAGGACGAGGACGGTGTCACCGCGCTCGTCGAGGAGAACGCCACCGGCAAGCGCTTCACCGTGCGCGCCGACTACCTGGTGGGTGCGGACGGTGCCAACAGCGCGGTGCGCCGGCAGCTGGGCGTGGAACGGGTCGGCCGCGGCACCGTCTTCAACGCGCTGAGCATCTACTTCAAGGCCCCCGAGCTCGAAGTCGTCCTCAAGGGCCGCAAGTTCATCCTCTGCTACGCCAATGTCAACAACACCCTGATGGGCCTGTCCCGGCTGCACGGCTGCGACCCGTACCTGGCGGCTCCGCTCTACCACCCCGAACTCGGCGAGAAGCCCGAGGACTTCACCGACGAGCGGTGTGTGGAGATCGTCCGGACCGCGGCCGGCACCCCCGACCTGGGCGTCGAGATCGTCGACAAGGTCCCGTGGCAGGGCGCGCAGCTGGTGGCCGAGCGGTTCCGCACCGAGCGGGTCTTCCTGGCCGGCGACGCGGCCCACCTGCACCCGCCGGCCGGCGGGTTCGGCGCCAACACCGGCATCCACGACGCGCACAACCTGGCCTGGAAGCTGGCCGCCGTGCTGCACGGCTGGGCCGGCGACGAGCTGCTGAACACCTACGACGCGGAGCGCCGGGCGGTGGGCAGCGCGATGGCCGCGCAGGCGATGGTCCGCAACCGGATCCGGCACGGGCACGCCACCGAGCAGGACCGGGCCGAGATGGTGGACGACATCATCATCACCCTCGGCTACCGCTACTCCTCCTCGTCGATCACCAGCACCTCCCACGGGCCGGTGCTCTCACCCCAGTTGGAGCTGCGCGGCGAGCCGGGCACCCGGGCCCCGCACGTCTGGCTGGAGCGGGACGGCGAGGTCATCTCGACCATCGACCTGTTCTGGGACTCCTTCGTGCTGCTCACCGACGAGGCGGGCGGCAGCTGGGCGAGCGCGGCCGAGCAGGCGGCGGCCGAGCTCGGCGTGCCGCTGCGGGTCCACCGGATCGGCCAGGACGCCGAGTTGCGCCCCAAGGAGCGCGACTGGGCCGAGGCGTACGGGGTCACCCCGGGCGGCGCGGTGCTGGTACGGCCGGACGCCTTCGTCGCCTGGCGCGCCACCGGTCCCGACGCGGCTCCCGCGGTGGATCTCGCCGAGGCGATCGCACGGGCCGCCGGCCTCGACCCGGTCGCCGCGGTGGCCGCCGCGGCCGGCTGA
- a CDS encoding LLM class flavin-dependent oxidoreductase has protein sequence MEIGVGLPTTVPDKSGPELAQWARRAEEHGFASLGVLDRLVYDNFESLVSLAAAAAVTERIRLASTILIAGYRGGAALLAKQAATVDAISGGRLVLGVAAGGREDDYAATGADYPGRGPGLDRLLGELQEIWAGAGPNGGIGPRPAGPDGIPLLVGGHSARGMRRAAAFGTGWIAGGNSVTAYAELVRRAQAAWTAAGRTERPRMVSLVYACLGPDAGRVAGGYLREYYSFVGPKAERTASGVLVDAGQLKETAQAYAEAGCDELILLPCTADLKQVELLAAAAL, from the coding sequence GTGGAGATCGGAGTGGGCCTGCCCACCACAGTCCCCGACAAGTCCGGGCCCGAGCTGGCGCAGTGGGCCCGCCGGGCCGAGGAACACGGCTTCGCCAGCCTCGGCGTGCTGGACCGGCTGGTGTACGACAACTTCGAGTCGCTGGTGTCACTCGCGGCCGCGGCCGCGGTGACCGAGCGGATCCGGCTCGCCAGCACCATCCTGATCGCCGGCTACCGGGGCGGGGCGGCGCTGCTGGCCAAGCAGGCCGCCACCGTGGACGCGATCTCCGGTGGCCGCCTGGTGCTCGGCGTCGCCGCCGGCGGCCGGGAGGACGACTACGCCGCGACCGGCGCCGACTACCCGGGCCGCGGCCCGGGGCTGGACCGGTTGCTCGGCGAGCTCCAGGAGATCTGGGCCGGCGCCGGCCCGAACGGCGGCATCGGCCCGCGGCCCGCGGGCCCGGACGGGATCCCGTTGCTGGTCGGCGGCCACTCCGCACGCGGAATGCGACGGGCGGCGGCGTTCGGCACGGGCTGGATCGCCGGCGGAAACTCCGTCACGGCCTACGCGGAGCTGGTGCGGCGGGCGCAGGCGGCCTGGACGGCGGCGGGCCGCACCGAGCGACCCCGGATGGTGTCGCTGGTGTACGCCTGCCTGGGGCCGGATGCCGGTCGGGTGGCCGGTGGCTATCTGCGCGAGTACTACTCCTTCGTCGGCCCCAAGGCCGAGCGGACGGCCTCGGGCGTGCTCGTCGACGCCGGTCAGCTCAAGGAGACGGCGCAGGCGTACGCCGAGGCCGGCTGCGACGAGCTGATCCTGCTGCCCTGCACGGCCGACCTCAAGCAGGTCGAACTGCTGGCCGCCGCGGCGCTCTGA
- a CDS encoding antibiotic biosynthesis monooxygenase family protein, which translates to MAEQGQPVRVILRMDIAPGREAEFEQVWLEIGRLIAGRAANRGQMLVRATEEAGHPVEGGPVYYVLTDWADEASFREFELSAEHVEHRRRLAPLRTGGSMTVARVVHELGAPEPARG; encoded by the coding sequence ATGGCGGAGCAGGGGCAGCCGGTGCGGGTGATTCTGCGGATGGACATCGCACCGGGTCGGGAGGCGGAGTTCGAGCAGGTCTGGCTGGAGATCGGTCGGCTGATCGCGGGCCGGGCGGCCAACCGAGGGCAGATGCTGGTCCGGGCCACCGAGGAGGCGGGGCACCCGGTCGAGGGGGGCCCGGTCTACTACGTGCTCACCGACTGGGCGGACGAAGCCAGCTTCCGGGAGTTCGAACTCAGCGCCGAGCACGTGGAGCACCGGCGCCGACTGGCTCCGCTGCGCACCGGCGGGTCGATGACGGTGGCCCGTGTCGTGCACGAACTCGGTGCCCCGGAGCCGGCGCGGGGCTAA
- a CDS encoding cupin domain-containing protein produces the protein MQKFTIGDSKLESEYGIGIGRWDRYPGTGNLPFDAMWCQVPADSQSTPDSHPEVELAIVLGGEATFTVDGVDTAAPVGTAMLLSPGERHVITANGGPVSILSIYWLPGTGRVSDDA, from the coding sequence GTGCAGAAGTTCACCATCGGCGACTCGAAGCTGGAGAGCGAGTACGGCATCGGCATCGGCCGATGGGACCGCTACCCAGGCACCGGGAACCTGCCGTTCGACGCGATGTGGTGCCAGGTGCCGGCCGACTCGCAGAGCACGCCGGACTCGCACCCCGAGGTGGAACTGGCGATCGTGCTGGGCGGGGAGGCCACCTTCACGGTGGACGGCGTGGACACCGCGGCACCGGTGGGCACGGCGATGCTGCTGAGTCCGGGCGAGCGCCACGTGATCACCGCGAACGGCGGGCCGGTCAGCATCCTCAGCATCTACTGGCTGCCCGGGACCGGGCGGGTGTCCGATGACGCCTGA